In the genome of Sciurus carolinensis chromosome 3, mSciCar1.2, whole genome shotgun sequence, one region contains:
- the LOC124980409 gene encoding angiotensin-converting enzyme isoform X2 yields the protein MTSHCRLHSYWPGVVAAGLCSSAAMGQGWAAPGLPNLLFLLLCCGHILLAPSQAATHQVTINWGTTSQATIRSQTATIQATTRETARLRTTSQSSQSPNLVSDEAEANKFVEEYDQTFQVVWNEYAQANWNYNTNITTENSKVLMEKNLQIANHTLKYGNWAKKFDVNNFQNASTKRIIKKVQNLDQAALSSKELEEYNKILLDMETIYSVATVCHTNGTCLQLEPELTNLMATSRNYEELLWAWKSWRDKVGRTILPLFPKYVQLTNKAAELNGYLDAGDSWRATYETPSLEQDLERLYQELQPLYLNLHAYVRRALHRHYGSEHINLEGPIPAHLLGNMWAQTWSNIYDLVVPFPSAPKMDATEAMVEQGWTPKRMFKEADNFFTSLGLLPVPPEFWNKSMLEKPTDGREVVCHASAWDFYDGKDFRIKQCTTVNMEELVVAHHEMGHIQYFMQYKDLPVAFREGANPGFHEAIGDVLALSVSTPRHLHTINLLSSEGGSYEHDINFLMKMALDKIAFIPFSYLIDQWRWRVFDGSITKENYNQEWWSLRLKYQGLCPPVPRSQGDFDPGAKFHVPSSVPYIRYFVSFIIQFQFHEALCQAAGHQGPLHKCDIYKSKEAGKQLADTMKLGFSKPWPEAMKLITGQPNMSASAMMSYFKPLMDWLLTENGRHGEKLGWPQYNWTPNSARSEGFLSDTGHVNFLGMNLEPQQARVGQWVLLFLGVALLVATVGLTQRLFSIRHHSLHRPHRGPQFGSEVELRHS from the exons ATGACGTCACACTGCAGGCTGCACTCTTATTGGCCGGGGGTGGTGGCTGCAGGGCTCTGCTCTTCTGCTGCCATGGGCCAAGGTTGGGCTGCTCCAGGACTGCCCAacctcctcttcctgctgctcTGCTGTGGGCACATCCTGCTGGCCCCCAGCCAGGCAGCCACCCACCAAGTGACAATCAACTGGGGGACAACCAGCCAGGCAACAATCAGAAGTCAGACAGCAACCATCCAGGCAACAACCAGAGAAACAGCCAGACTGAGGACAACCAGCCAGTCATCTCAGAGCCCAA ACCTGGTGTCAGATGAGGCCGAGGCTAACAAGTTCGTGGAGGAGTATGACCAGACCTTCCAGGTGGTGTGGAACGAATATGCCCAAGCCAATTGGAACTACAACACCAACATCACCACAGAGAACAGCAAAGTGTTG ATGGAGAAGAACCTGCAGATAGCCAACCACACTCTGAAGTATGGCAACTGGGCCAAGAAGTTTGATGTGAACAACTTCCAGAATGCCAGCACCAAGCGGATCATAAAGAAGGTTCAGAACCTGGACCAGGCAGCACTGTCCAGCAAGGaactggaggag TACAACAAGATCCTGCTGGACATGGAAACCATTTACAGTGTGGCCACTGTGTGCCACACCAATGGCACTTGCCTGCAGCTGGAGCCTG AACTGACAAACTTGATGGCCACATCCCGGAATTATGAAGAACTGCTGTGGGCCTGGAAGAGCTGGCGGGACAAGGTGGGGAGAAccatcctccctctcttcccgAAGTATGTGCAACTCACCAACAAGGCTGCGGAGCTCAACG GCTACCTGGATGCAGGGGACTCGTGGAGAGCTACGTATGAGACGCCATCACTGGAGCAAGACCTGGAGCGACTCTACCAGGAGCTGCAGCCGCTCTACCTGAACCTGCACGCCTACGTGCGCCGCGCCCTGCACCGCCACTACGGGTCCGAGCACATCAACCTGGAGGGCCCCATTCCTGCCCACCTGCTGG gGAACATGTGGGCTCAGACCTGGTCCAACATCTACGACTTGGTGGTTCCCTTCCCATCAGCCCCTAAGATGGATGCCACAGAGGCCATGGTAGAGCAG GGCTGGACACCTAAAAGGATGTTTAAGGAGGCTGACAATTTCTTCACCTCCCTGGGGCTGCTGCCTGTGCCCCCCGAGTTCTGGAACAAGTCAATGCTGGAGAAACCAACAGACGGGCGGGAGGTAGTGTGCCATGCCTCGGCCTGGGACTTCTACGATGGCAAGGACTTCAG GATCAAACAGTGTACCACTGTGAACATGGAGGAGCTGGTAGTGGCCCACCACGAAATGGGCCACATCCAATATTTCATGCAGTACAAGGACTTGCCTGTGGCCTTTCGGGAGGGTGCCAACCCCGGCTTTCATGAGGCCATTGGGGACGTGCTGGCCCTCTCAGTGTCTACCCCCAGGCACCTACACACCATCAACCTGCTGAGTAGCGAGGGCGGCAGTTACG AGCATGACATCAACTTTCTGATGAAGATGGCCCTGGACAAGATTGCTTTTATCCCCTTCAGCTACCTCATCGACCAGTGGCGCTGGAGGGTATTTGATGGAAGCATCACCAAGGAAAACTACAACCAGGAGTGGTGGAGCCTCAG GCTGAAGTACCAGGGGCTCTGCCCCCCAGTGCCCAGGTCCCAAGGTGACTTCGACCCAGGGGCCAAGTTCCACGTTCCTTCCAGTGTGCCTTATATCAG GTACTTCGTCAGCTTCATCATCCAGTTCCAGTTCCACGAGGCACTGTGTCAGGCGGCTGGCCACCAGGGCCCCCTGCACAAGTGTGACATCTACAAGTCCAAGGAGGCAGGGAAGCAACTGGC GGACACCATGAAGCTGGGTTTCAGTAAGCCATGGCCAGAAGCCATGAAGCTGATCACAGGCCAGCCCAATATGTCGGCCTCAGCCATGATGAGCTACTTCAAGCCACTGATGGACTGGCTCCTCACGGAGAACGGGCGGCATGGGGAGAAGCTGGGCTGGCCGCAGTACAACTGGACACCAAACTCCG